From the genome of Arthrobacter russicus:
TTGCGCCGGATGACCCGAGATTGGGCACTCTGTACCAGGAGCTCGCTGCCGAATACAGCCGCAGGTACGGGCATCCCGCGGAGCAAGCGCATCGTGAGCTGGTGGACTATCCGGCAGCGGAGTTCCGTGCGCCGGACGGGGCCTTCGTGCTGCTGCTGGAACAAGGACAGCCGGTCGCCGGCGGAGCCTTCCGGAAATACGACCGCCAGACTGCGGAACTGAAACGGATCTGGACGCATTCGGCGCACCGGCGTCGCGGATTGGGCCAGCGGGTGCTGGCCGAGTTGGAAGCCGAGGCGGCTCGCCGCGGCTACCTGCGGATCTATCTGACCACCGGCCCGCGGCAGCCGGAGGCCAAAGAGCTCTACTTGGCTGCGGGCTACCTTCCGCAGTTCGACCTTGCCGCAGACCCCGAATCGATCTGGCACTTGCCGTTCCGGAAGGAATTGAAACGATGAGCGCAACCCTGCTCCGGTCCAGCCCGGGCACCCCGCAGCAGACCGGCCCGGAAACCGGCCCGGAGACCCTCGGGATCGTACCGGCCCGGCATCCGGGCCGACTGGCTGCCTCCGTGCTCGTCGGGTTGTTGTTGCTGCCGCTGCTCTGGTCCCTGGTGGCGAATCCACGCTGGGAATGGGCGGTGGTGGCCCAATGGTTCACGGCCGAGTCGGTCATCCGCGGGCTGGGCTCGACCTTGCTGCTCACCGTGATCGCCGGCAGCGCCGGCTTCGTCCTGGGCTTCCTGCTCGCTTTGATGCGGATCTCCGATTCGCCGCTGTTGCGTACGGTTTCCTGGGCCTACACCTGGATTTTCCGCTCGGTGCCGCTCCTGGTGCAACTGCTGCTTTGGTACAACCTGGGCTATCTGTACGAGAAAATCCAGCTCGGCGTGCCTTTCGGGCCGGTGCTCTTCGAAGTGCAGACCACCACTTTGATCAGCCAATTCGCCGCCGCGGTACTCGGCTTGACCCTGCACCAGGCGGCCTATTCCGCAGAGATCATCCGCGGTGGGATTCTGTCCGTGGACCAAGGGCAGTTGGAAGCTGCGGCAGCGCTGGGCATCCCGCGCCGCCGTCGGGCCCTGCGGATCGTGCTTCCGCAGGCCCTGCGCGCGATCCTGCCGAGTGCCTTCAACGAGATCATCGGCCTGGTCAAAGGGACTTCGGTGGTCTATGTGCTCGCCTACAGCGAGCTCTTCTACACCATCCAGGTGATCTACAACCGGACTCAGCAAGTGATTCCGCTGCTGCTCGTGGCGACGCTCTGGTACGTGCTGATCACCTCGGTACTGAGCGTGGGCCAGTACTACATCGAGCGCAGGTTCGCCCGCGGCGCGCTGCGGACCTTGCCGCCCACCCCCTGGCAACGATTCCGGGTGCTGCTTTCCGGCGCTGCCAAGACTCCGGGAGCAGGCCGATGACGACGGCGGCAACTGCGAGCCGTGGCCGGGTCAGCATCGAGTCGGTGCACAAGAGCTTCGCCGGCACCGAAGTGCTCAACGGGATCGACCTGCAGATCGGCCCGGGCGAGGTCACCGTGGTCCTGGGTCCATCCGGTTCCGGGAAATCGACGCTATTACGGACCATCAACCATTTGGAGAAGCTGGACCGGGGCAGCATCGACATCGACGGCGAATTGGTGGGCTACCGGCGGCGCGCGGGCAAACGGGGCGCGAGCTTGCAGGAGCTGCCGGAACGCGAGGTGCTCAGACAGCGCACCCGGGTGGGCATGGTCTTCCAGAACTTCAATCTCTTCCCGCATCTGACCGTGCTGGAGAACATCATCGAAGCCCCGGTTTCCGCCTTGCGCCAGCCGAAGGCCCAAGCGAGCAGCAGGGCATTGGAGTTGCTGGCCCGAGTCGGCCTGCAGGGCAAGGCCGGAGCGTACCCCCGGCAGCTTTCCGGGGGACAGCAGCAACGCGTGGCGATCGCCAGGGCGCTGGCCCTGGAGCCCAAAGTGCTGCTCTTCGACGAACCGACCTCCGCACTGGACCCGGAATTGGTCAATGAAGTGCTCGATGTGATCAAAGACCTGGCCCGGAGC
Proteins encoded in this window:
- a CDS encoding GNAT family N-acetyltransferase, giving the protein MATSAGLAETAAAVAVAPDDPRLGTLYQELAAEYSRRYGHPAEQAHRELVDYPAAEFRAPDGAFVLLLEQGQPVAGGAFRKYDRQTAELKRIWTHSAHRRRGLGQRVLAELEAEAARRGYLRIYLTTGPRQPEAKELYLAAGYLPQFDLAADPESIWHLPFRKELKR
- a CDS encoding amino acid ABC transporter permease, which encodes MSATLLRSSPGTPQQTGPETGPETLGIVPARHPGRLAASVLVGLLLLPLLWSLVANPRWEWAVVAQWFTAESVIRGLGSTLLLTVIAGSAGFVLGFLLALMRISDSPLLRTVSWAYTWIFRSVPLLVQLLLWYNLGYLYEKIQLGVPFGPVLFEVQTTTLISQFAAAVLGLTLHQAAYSAEIIRGGILSVDQGQLEAAAALGIPRRRRALRIVLPQALRAILPSAFNEIIGLVKGTSVVYVLAYSELFYTIQVIYNRTQQVIPLLLVATLWYVLITSVLSVGQYYIERRFARGALRTLPPTPWQRFRVLLSGAAKTPGAGR
- a CDS encoding amino acid ABC transporter ATP-binding protein → MTTAATASRGRVSIESVHKSFAGTEVLNGIDLQIGPGEVTVVLGPSGSGKSTLLRTINHLEKLDRGSIDIDGELVGYRRRAGKRGASLQELPEREVLRQRTRVGMVFQNFNLFPHLTVLENIIEAPVSALRQPKAQASSRALELLARVGLQGKAGAYPRQLSGGQQQRVAIARALALEPKVLLFDEPTSALDPELVNEVLDVIKDLARSGTTLIIVSHEIGFAREIADRIVFLDQGQVVDQGPPAHIFGPQAHPRTRAFLAKVL